The proteins below come from a single Candidatus Eisenbacteria bacterium genomic window:
- the mutY gene encoding A/G-specific adenine glycosylase, with translation MRPGPEATIYLRRVLPRWYRGARRDLPWRRNTDPYRILVSEAMLQQTRVAAVIPYYERFLAAFPDPASLAAAAPDKVLSLWAGLGYYRRARHLKKAAERITSVHGGRVPDREEDLLALPGVGRYTAGAVLSIAFGRPAPVLDGNVFRVLSRFFALPGSWSRAPDRERYWRIAEGLVPARRPGDWNQALMEWGALVCVPRSPDCARCPVRRRCRALRLGRVDRHPEPRERRPARKVRLDAVLHVDPKGRLLLERRAPGTRMEGLWELPAEPVPGAPEPRSVGSFRHAVLDEAYTVDLYVVRTAQSAPAGPSRRWVAREELAGYGLTGMARKGIALADREGAAGERGKGAKRGASGGKGKV, from the coding sequence ATGCGTCCCGGTCCGGAAGCGACCATTTATCTACGAAGGGTTCTGCCCCGCTGGTACCGGGGGGCACGGCGCGATCTTCCCTGGCGGCGGAACACCGATCCTTACCGGATCCTCGTCTCCGAGGCGATGCTGCAGCAAACCCGCGTCGCCGCCGTCATTCCCTACTACGAACGTTTCCTCGCCGCCTTCCCCGACCCGGCGTCGCTCGCCGCGGCGGCGCCGGACAAGGTGTTGTCGCTTTGGGCCGGCCTCGGCTACTACCGGCGCGCCCGGCATCTGAAGAAGGCGGCGGAGAGGATCACGTCGGTCCACGGCGGCCGCGTCCCCGACCGCGAAGAGGATCTGCTCGCCCTTCCCGGCGTGGGCCGTTACACCGCCGGCGCGGTTCTTTCCATCGCCTTCGGCCGGCCCGCACCGGTGCTCGACGGCAACGTCTTCCGCGTCCTCTCCCGATTCTTCGCCTTGCCCGGCTCCTGGAGCCGCGCCCCGGATCGGGAGCGCTACTGGCGGATCGCCGAGGGGCTTGTGCCGGCGCGTCGACCCGGCGATTGGAACCAGGCGCTGATGGAGTGGGGCGCGCTGGTGTGCGTTCCCCGGTCGCCGGACTGCGCGCGCTGTCCCGTCCGGCGGCGCTGCCGGGCGCTCCGGCTCGGCCGAGTCGATCGTCATCCGGAACCGAGGGAGCGCCGGCCGGCGCGGAAGGTCCGGCTGGACGCCGTGCTCCACGTCGATCCGAAGGGGCGGCTGCTGCTGGAGAGGCGCGCCCCGGGGACGCGCATGGAAGGGCTCTGGGAACTCCCCGCGGAGCCGGTGCCGGGCGCGCCCGAGCCCCGCTCCGTCGGGTCTTTCCGCCACGCCGTTCTGGACGAAGCGTACACCGTCGACCTGTACGTGGTCCGTACCGCGCAAAGCGCGCCGGCGGGGCCTTCCCGCCGCTGGGTGGCGCGGGAGGAGCTGGCCGGATACGGGCTGACCGGCATGGCCCGCAAGGGGATCGCGCTCGCCGACCGTGAAGGGGCCGCGGGAGAGAGGGGGAAGGGCGCGAAGAGGGGCGCGTCCGGCGGGAAAGGAAAGGTTTAG
- a CDS encoding tetratricopeptide repeat protein — MSQADRDHGTTPAQKILLIGFGVLLVILFEGALRLAGVGGETALFLRRPGPDGQEVFVNNEALNRRLFFPVTGRSSNFPRPQIPYARFAARKDPDTFRFFTVGASSSVAFPYTPNVAFASFLREMLAAGMPDRNVESINVSMTAVSSYQVSRWVAEILRLYDPDLIVVYTGHNEFYGVLGAGSSMSVGRNRTLTRLFQRLQETAVYALVAGAVERVRRPPEESALAQPIEAMTRDREIRFDGELHRSVERNFEANLEGMARAAERRGVPIVFCTPVSNRVDCSPMGPIHREDFPAGEAHRWDRYLSTGDSYLRLGDAGGAAAEYRNAIALDDRHAGAEYRLGRAEMLGGEREEAAAAFDRALLLDGVRLRASDPIVETVRRVCRRHEAGGAVRPADTVARFNDESPAGRPGANLVLEHIHMNGRGHWLAASQIYRTLLRSGLAGPLDPAGELPFEEAAARVGYGDVDHAYGLAFTRIMLERWPFQGTWRNEERMRETQHELDRVMERMDPLEREIFEADGARVPLAQIIHRIGLAGLERGEASLAAKRFDLLAGLFPFTPEVRILQSRALLADDRPEEAAAAAREAVFYAPDRGEARLILAEALLRAGDAEGARKTIDDAVRLGALDADTVRTIRTLTPLLEN, encoded by the coding sequence ATGAGTCAAGCCGACCGCGACCACGGGACCACGCCGGCGCAGAAGATCCTTCTCATCGGTTTCGGCGTCCTTCTAGTGATTCTCTTCGAAGGGGCGCTCCGGCTCGCCGGAGTCGGCGGCGAGACCGCCCTCTTTCTCCGCCGCCCCGGACCGGACGGCCAGGAGGTCTTCGTCAACAACGAGGCGCTCAATCGCCGCCTCTTCTTTCCGGTCACGGGCCGGTCGTCCAACTTCCCGCGGCCGCAAATCCCCTACGCCCGTTTCGCCGCCCGGAAGGACCCGGACACGTTCCGCTTCTTCACCGTCGGCGCCTCGTCGTCGGTCGCCTTCCCCTACACCCCGAATGTCGCCTTCGCCTCTTTTCTCCGGGAAATGCTCGCCGCCGGCATGCCGGACCGGAATGTGGAGTCGATCAACGTCTCCATGACCGCCGTGAGCAGCTACCAGGTGAGCCGTTGGGTCGCGGAGATCCTGCGCCTCTACGACCCGGACCTGATCGTGGTTTACACGGGGCACAACGAGTTCTACGGCGTGCTCGGCGCCGGTTCGTCCATGTCGGTCGGGAGGAATCGAACGCTCACCCGGCTCTTCCAGCGGTTGCAGGAGACGGCGGTCTACGCGCTCGTCGCGGGCGCCGTCGAACGGGTGCGCCGGCCGCCGGAGGAGTCGGCGCTGGCGCAGCCGATCGAAGCGATGACGCGCGACCGCGAGATCCGTTTCGACGGAGAGCTGCACCGCTCGGTGGAGCGCAACTTCGAGGCGAACCTGGAGGGGATGGCGCGGGCGGCGGAGAGGCGCGGCGTGCCGATCGTCTTCTGCACACCCGTGTCGAACCGCGTGGATTGCTCGCCCATGGGCCCGATCCACCGGGAGGACTTTCCCGCCGGCGAGGCCCACCGATGGGACCGCTACCTCTCGACGGGCGACTCCTACCTGCGTCTCGGCGACGCCGGCGGCGCGGCGGCGGAATATAGGAACGCGATCGCCCTCGACGACAGGCACGCCGGCGCGGAGTACCGCCTCGGCCGCGCCGAAATGCTCGGCGGCGAGAGGGAAGAGGCGGCGGCCGCCTTTGATCGAGCGCTCCTTCTGGACGGCGTGCGGCTCCGGGCGAGCGACCCGATCGTGGAGACGGTCCGCCGGGTCTGCCGCCGCCACGAGGCGGGAGGCGCGGTCCGCCCGGCGGACACGGTGGCGCGCTTCAACGACGAGTCGCCGGCGGGGCGGCCCGGCGCGAACCTGGTGCTCGAACACATCCACATGAACGGACGGGGGCACTGGCTCGCCGCGTCGCAAATCTACCGCACTCTTCTCCGGTCCGGCCTCGCCGGTCCCCTCGACCCGGCGGGAGAGCTTCCCTTCGAGGAAGCGGCGGCGCGGGTCGGCTACGGCGACGTCGACCACGCCTATGGTCTCGCCTTCACGCGAATCATGCTGGAGCGTTGGCCCTTCCAGGGAACCTGGAGGAACGAGGAGCGGATGCGCGAGACGCAGCACGAGCTGGATCGGGTGATGGAGCGGATGGACCCGTTGGAACGGGAGATCTTCGAAGCGGACGGAGCCCGGGTTCCGTTGGCGCAGATCATCCACCGGATCGGGCTCGCCGGGCTGGAGCGGGGAGAGGCTTCCCTCGCCGCGAAGCGTTTCGATCTTCTGGCCGGCCTTTTTCCCTTTACGCCCGAAGTGAGAATTCTCCAGTCGCGCGCCCTGCTCGCGGACGACCGTCCGGAGGAGGCCGCCGCCGCCGCCCGCGAGGCGGTCTTCTACGCCCCCGACCGCGGAGAGGCGCGGCTGATTCTCGCCGAAGCGCTCCTGCGGGCCGGAGACGCGGAAGGCGCGCGAAAGACGATCGACGACGCGGTCCGGCTCGGCGCCCTCGACGCGGACACGGTCCGGACCATTCGGACGCTCACGCCTCTACTCGAGAACTAA
- a CDS encoding endonuclease/exonuclease/phosphatase family protein, whose product MRRRWKQIIIGATVLSLTAALASFLPWRFWPFEIAASFRVQAVSICLVSAGAALLLRMRIWATLGAVVALAQIGLLVPHFVSAHGGDSGAGPDTRLGREVTVLTLNLNHANRNARGVIEMIRREKPDIVALQEASHWWHEQLRSLGDEYPFRTFDRLTPRSGVGVLSRIEPAAEEWRCFDGRAFVELTFEEKNLSFRFTALHTLPPKTPFTYAARNRQLDRTALWIAGEGAGPAIAAGDMNSTPWSPVLRDFERTTGLTSVREGHGTLPTWPSWGMWIGVPIDHIFHSDHFRTEYVLPVKIPGSDHRALLARLRRVTETKERVPSLPSLL is encoded by the coding sequence ATGCGAAGACGATGGAAACAGATCATCATCGGTGCGACCGTGCTCTCACTCACGGCCGCGCTCGCCTCTTTTCTCCCCTGGCGCTTCTGGCCCTTCGAGATCGCCGCCAGCTTCCGCGTACAGGCCGTCTCGATCTGCCTCGTCTCGGCGGGGGCGGCCCTCCTTCTGCGCATGCGGATCTGGGCGACTCTGGGGGCGGTCGTGGCCCTCGCGCAGATCGGCCTTCTCGTCCCCCACTTCGTGAGCGCCCACGGCGGTGACTCCGGCGCCGGGCCGGACACGCGCCTCGGACGGGAGGTGACGGTCCTCACTCTCAATCTGAATCACGCGAACCGGAACGCTCGGGGGGTCATCGAAATGATCCGGCGGGAGAAGCCGGACATCGTCGCCCTGCAGGAGGCGAGCCACTGGTGGCACGAGCAGCTCCGGTCGCTGGGAGACGAATACCCCTTCCGGACCTTCGACCGGCTCACCCCCCGCTCCGGCGTGGGGGTCCTCTCCCGGATCGAACCCGCCGCCGAGGAGTGGCGGTGCTTCGACGGTCGCGCCTTCGTCGAACTTACCTTCGAAGAGAAAAACCTCTCCTTCCGTTTCACGGCGCTCCACACTCTCCCGCCGAAAACGCCCTTCACGTACGCCGCCCGCAACAGGCAGCTCGACCGGACGGCTCTTTGGATCGCCGGCGAGGGGGCGGGGCCGGCCATCGCGGCGGGGGATATGAACTCCACGCCCTGGTCTCCGGTGCTCCGCGATTTCGAGAGAACCACGGGGCTCACCAGCGTTCGGGAGGGACACGGAACGCTCCCCACCTGGCCCTCCTGGGGGATGTGGATCGGCGTTCCCATCGATCACATCTTCCACTCCGATCACTTCCGCACCGAATACGTCCTCCCGGTGAAGATCCCCGGGTCGGACCATCGCGCCCTCCTCGCCCGGCTCCGCCGCGTGACGGAAACGAAGGAGCGCGTGCCTTCCCTCCCTTCTCTGCTATGA
- a CDS encoding PLP-dependent aminotransferase family protein — translation MEIRIDRESKSPLYEQIAESIVKMIDNNDLRSGDRLPSMRDLARLLGVNRNTVSLAYSTLEKNGLVQSGVGRGTFVRRDGRAHGERPGGDGGFDWERSLARRALEIEKGVLERITRNDGEKRIELTGPVADQALFPVEEFRHVLSEAVREMGPSVLDYGAREGYLPLRRWLAERLSGQGVSIAEEDLFIVSGAQPGLDLVGKLLLDEEDTVAVESPTYYNAIGAFRLYGARLAPVPLDEEGMSVDALEETFRRGKVKLVYCMPTFQNPTGITMSRARRERILEAAARHGAAILEDQFDAELRYGGEPETALRGLPGGENVLFLGTFSKMLFPGLRLGWLVAPPRLHEPILRIRRCSDLTAGLLAQVAIHRFCERGFLDRHLEMVRRVNAARLRALLEAMERFFPEEVRWTRPDGGMTLWVTLPRRVDSVEMLLEARRRGVDFSPGPLFHVDGGGSHAFRLSFSLEPEERIAEGVRVLGDILKGRMTGSPRRPEASPAVLL, via the coding sequence ATGGAGATCCGCATCGACAGAGAGAGCAAAAGTCCGCTCTACGAGCAGATCGCGGAATCTATCGTTAAAATGATTGATAATAATGATTTGCGATCTGGAGACCGCCTCCCCTCCATGCGAGACCTGGCGCGGCTTCTCGGTGTGAACCGGAACACTGTTTCTCTCGCCTATTCCACGTTGGAGAAAAATGGCCTGGTACAATCGGGAGTCGGGAGGGGTACATTTGTCAGGAGGGACGGCCGCGCACACGGGGAAAGGCCCGGTGGTGACGGTGGTTTCGATTGGGAACGATCCCTCGCCCGGCGCGCCTTGGAGATCGAGAAGGGGGTCCTCGAGAGGATTACCCGGAACGACGGGGAGAAGAGGATCGAGCTGACCGGACCGGTGGCGGATCAGGCCCTCTTCCCCGTGGAAGAGTTCCGGCACGTGCTCAGCGAGGCGGTCCGGGAGATGGGGCCGTCGGTTCTCGACTACGGCGCGCGGGAAGGGTACCTCCCTCTTCGGCGCTGGCTTGCCGAGCGTCTCTCCGGCCAGGGTGTGTCCATCGCCGAGGAGGATCTCTTCATCGTGAGCGGCGCCCAGCCGGGGCTCGACCTGGTGGGGAAGCTCCTTCTCGACGAAGAGGATACGGTGGCGGTCGAGTCCCCCACGTATTACAACGCCATCGGCGCGTTCCGTTTGTACGGGGCGCGGCTCGCGCCGGTTCCCCTCGACGAGGAAGGGATGAGCGTCGACGCGCTCGAGGAGACCTTCCGCCGAGGGAAGGTGAAGCTGGTCTACTGCATGCCCACCTTCCAGAACCCGACGGGGATCACCATGAGCCGCGCGCGGCGTGAGCGTATTCTGGAGGCGGCCGCGCGGCACGGCGCGGCGATTCTGGAGGATCAGTTCGACGCGGAGCTTCGGTACGGGGGGGAACCGGAGACGGCGCTCCGCGGTCTGCCGGGCGGGGAGAATGTGCTCTTCCTGGGCACTTTCTCCAAGATGCTCTTCCCCGGGCTGCGGCTCGGCTGGCTCGTCGCGCCCCCGCGGCTCCACGAGCCGATTCTCCGGATCCGTCGCTGCTCCGACCTGACCGCGGGGCTTCTGGCGCAGGTGGCGATCCATCGCTTCTGTGAGAGGGGGTTTCTGGACCGGCATCTGGAGATGGTGCGACGCGTGAACGCCGCCCGGCTCCGCGCGCTGCTGGAGGCGATGGAGCGTTTTTTTCCCGAGGAGGTCCGGTGGACACGTCCCGACGGGGGGATGACGCTCTGGGTCACCCTTCCGCGACGGGTGGATTCCGTGGAGATGTTGCTCGAGGCGCGGCGCAGGGGCGTCGACTTTTCGCCCGGGCCGCTTTTTCACGTGGATGGCGGCGGGTCCCACGCCTTCCGTCTCTCCTTCAGCCTCGAGCCGGAGGAACGGATCGCGGAGGGAGTACGCGTTTTGGGAGACATACTCAAGGGGAGGATGACCGGGTCGCCGCGGCGGCCGGAAGCCTCTCCGGCGGTTTTGCTTTAG
- the pdxS gene encoding pyridoxal 5'-phosphate synthase lyase subunit PdxS yields the protein MNAEKGTLRLKTGLAEMLKGGVIMDVTDAEQAKIAEDAGAVAVMALERVPADIRRDGGVARMADPRKIREIQEAVSIPVMAKARIGHFAEAQILQSLGVDFIDESEVLTPADEKHHIEKHAFDIPFVCGARNLGEALRRIAEGAAMIRTKGEAGSGDIIEAVRHIRAVVGGIRRLTTLGEDEMMAEAKELGAPYELVRMVAREGKLPVPNFSAGGIATPADASLVMQLGAEAVFVGSGIFKSEDPAPRARAIVRAVTHYLDPKILAEVSEGLGDPMRGMETAKMDPADMLQTRGW from the coding sequence ATGAACGCGGAAAAGGGAACGTTGCGGCTCAAGACGGGCCTCGCCGAGATGCTGAAGGGCGGGGTCATCATGGACGTCACCGACGCGGAGCAGGCGAAGATCGCCGAGGACGCCGGTGCGGTGGCGGTGATGGCGCTGGAGCGGGTGCCCGCGGACATCCGCCGCGACGGCGGCGTGGCGCGGATGGCGGACCCGCGGAAGATCCGGGAGATCCAGGAGGCGGTTTCCATCCCGGTGATGGCGAAGGCGCGGATCGGCCATTTCGCGGAGGCGCAGATCCTGCAGTCGCTCGGCGTGGATTTCATCGACGAGAGCGAGGTGCTCACGCCGGCGGACGAGAAGCACCACATCGAGAAACACGCCTTCGATATTCCCTTCGTGTGCGGCGCCCGAAACCTGGGCGAGGCGCTTCGCCGGATCGCCGAAGGGGCGGCGATGATCCGCACCAAGGGCGAGGCCGGATCGGGAGACATCATCGAGGCGGTGCGCCACATCCGCGCCGTGGTGGGCGGGATCCGTCGCCTCACCACGCTCGGTGAAGATGAGATGATGGCGGAGGCGAAAGAGCTGGGCGCCCCCTACGAGCTGGTCCGCATGGTCGCCCGCGAGGGGAAGCTCCCCGTGCCCAATTTCTCGGCCGGCGGCATCGCCACTCCCGCCGACGCGTCGCTGGTGATGCAGCTGGGCGCCGAGGCGGTTTTCGTCGGCTCGGGAATCTTCAAGTCGGAAGATCCGGCGCCTCGCGCCCGCGCGATCGTGCGCGCCGTCACCCACTACCTGGATCCCAAGATCCTAGCCGAGGTTTCCGAAGGGCTCGGTGATCCGATGCGGGGGATGGAGACGGCGAAGATGGACCCGGCGGACATGTTGCAGACGCGGGGCTGGTAG
- the pdxT gene encoding pyridoxal 5'-phosphate synthase glutaminase subunit PdxT, which produces MTTNGKPRIGLLALQGAFAAHGEVLRGLGAETVDVRLPEKLNGLDGLVLPGGESTTLIRLFDEYRFAEPLRAFARSGRPILATCMGLILLAREVHSPAQASLGLMDIAVERNAYGRQVDSFEAMGKVGDDPFRMIFIRAPRIHKIGPDVEVLGRLQSEPVLVRQGKILGATFHPELAGDPAVHRIFLELFQ; this is translated from the coding sequence TTGACGACGAATGGGAAACCGAGAATCGGATTATTGGCGCTTCAAGGGGCTTTCGCGGCGCACGGTGAGGTGCTTCGGGGTCTCGGCGCCGAGACGGTGGACGTGCGGCTGCCGGAGAAACTGAACGGCTTGGACGGTCTCGTCCTGCCGGGCGGCGAGTCGACCACGCTCATCCGCCTCTTCGATGAGTACCGTTTCGCCGAGCCGCTCCGCGCTTTCGCCCGATCGGGGCGGCCGATCCTGGCGACCTGTATGGGGCTGATCCTTCTCGCGCGGGAGGTGCATTCTCCCGCCCAGGCCAGCCTCGGGCTGATGGACATCGCGGTGGAGAGGAACGCCTACGGGCGGCAGGTGGACAGCTTCGAGGCGATGGGTAAGGTGGGGGACGATCCCTTCCGCATGATCTTCATCCGCGCCCCGCGCATCCACAAGATCGGCCCGGACGTGGAGGTGCTCGGCCGCCTCCAATCCGAGCCCGTCCTCGTCCGGCAGGGAAAGATCCTGGGCGCCACCTTCCACCCCGAACTCGCCGGCGACCCGGCGGTGCACCGGATCTTCTTGGAGCTATTCCAGTAG
- a CDS encoding ABC transporter permease — MSVSVGSDRLRAYPFRETGHPPSRQGDNTPRSGETCRRNRRTLRGLGHAKLRPTGSLPRRTTDRKPRHQGAAPSGGMTVGGGEPFTAVRYQIVVMLLVAAAVALGGLILVGLYDKSLIIGDEALRPELLE; from the coding sequence ATGTCCGTCAGCGTAGGCTCGGACCGGCTCCGTGCGTACCCTTTTCGGGAAACCGGACATCCTCCTTCTCGACAAGGCGACAACACACCTCGATCCGGAGAGACGTGCCGCCGTAACCGACGCACTTTGAGAGGATTGGGACACGCGAAGCTTCGTCCTACGGGTAGTCTCCCACGGCGAACAACTGATCGAAAGCCTCGTCACCAGGGAGCAGCTCCATCTGGGGGGATGACCGTGGGCGGCGGCGAGCCTTTCACGGCGGTGCGTTACCAGATCGTGGTGATGTTGTTGGTCGCCGCGGCGGTTGCCCTCGGCGGATTGATCCTGGTCGGTTTATACGACAAAAGCCTTATCATCGGTGACGAAGCGCTCCGGCCGGAGCTACTGGAATAG
- a CDS encoding oligosaccharide flippase family protein, translating to MRRIRAERTAMGMGPRFLNTTEGAGSLSAGADYLRRRPLAGGVVGTVAVKSAATVFGFLVSLILARILGASGYGVYAYSMAWVEILAIFSLLGSERLIVREVAAGATRGSWGLVRGLLETVNQAVLAASLLIVVVAVTAARLITGGIDSPAFFPFVAAMFYLPFASLTRVRQAVLQGFKHVVLGQIAEAVVRPVMFVILVFLAVLFLGGSPGVSGVLLLNVIAVAAALFIATILLRRRTPPELITQPPERRLGTWVRAASHLIVMGGMLMLGARIGTILLGALREAEDVGVFAIALQASWFVIFGQLCVNPVISPTLSSLHAAGNQEGLQRVAVKAARFAFGVSFLFTFVLIVFGRWILSLFGVEFSAGYPSMIILSLALLLGTAVSPAVPLLMMTGHERQAAVGTALGAAANILVCALLIPKLSAVGAAWGGAAGIVFRHVYFTFAVWRKLSLDPSIWGRSGFSSFRRSSG from the coding sequence GTGCGCCGGATCCGCGCGGAAAGGACCGCGATGGGGATGGGACCGAGGTTTTTAAATACGACTGAAGGGGCTGGGAGCCTCAGCGCTGGCGCCGACTACCTTCGCCGCCGCCCTCTCGCCGGGGGTGTCGTTGGAACGGTCGCCGTCAAATCGGCGGCCACCGTCTTCGGTTTTCTCGTCAGTCTAATCCTTGCACGGATTCTCGGCGCTTCCGGCTACGGCGTCTACGCTTACTCCATGGCGTGGGTCGAGATTCTCGCTATTTTTTCTCTGCTTGGGAGTGAGCGCCTAATCGTGCGGGAGGTCGCGGCGGGGGCGACTCGCGGTTCCTGGGGTCTCGTCCGAGGGCTCCTGGAGACCGTGAACCAAGCGGTTCTCGCGGCTTCACTCCTGATCGTCGTGGTCGCCGTGACAGCAGCCCGATTGATTACGGGGGGAATCGACTCGCCGGCTTTTTTCCCCTTTGTCGCCGCCATGTTCTACCTCCCCTTCGCTTCCCTCACCAGGGTGCGCCAAGCGGTGCTCCAAGGATTCAAACACGTCGTTCTCGGCCAGATCGCCGAAGCTGTGGTCCGCCCGGTAATGTTCGTGATTCTTGTTTTTCTGGCTGTGCTCTTTCTGGGCGGATCGCCGGGGGTTTCAGGAGTCCTTTTACTGAATGTCATCGCCGTCGCCGCGGCCCTTTTTATCGCCACGATCCTCCTCCGGCGACGGACACCGCCTGAGTTAATCACTCAACCACCGGAGCGGCGACTCGGCACATGGGTGCGGGCTGCCTCCCACCTCATCGTTATGGGCGGAATGCTCATGCTGGGCGCGCGCATCGGGACGATTCTGCTCGGAGCGCTTCGGGAAGCGGAGGACGTGGGCGTCTTTGCCATTGCTCTTCAAGCGTCCTGGTTCGTCATTTTCGGCCAGCTCTGCGTGAATCCGGTTATCTCGCCCACTCTCTCGTCCTTACATGCAGCGGGCAACCAAGAAGGACTTCAACGGGTCGCGGTAAAAGCAGCCCGTTTCGCTTTCGGCGTCTCTTTCCTGTTTACTTTCGTATTGATCGTCTTCGGGCGGTGGATTCTCTCCCTCTTCGGTGTCGAGTTCTCCGCGGGATATCCCTCAATGATTATTCTCTCGCTTGCCCTTCTGCTCGGAACGGCGGTCTCCCCGGCGGTTCCGCTTCTGATGATGACCGGGCACGAGCGTCAGGCAGCGGTCGGAACCGCACTCGGTGCGGCGGCGAACATCCTTGTCTGCGCACTTCTGATCCCGAAGCTCTCCGCGGTCGGCGCGGCCTGGGGCGGCGCGGCGGGAATCGTATTCCGCCATGTCTATTTCACCTTCGCGGTATGGCGGAAGCTGAGCCTCGATCCGAGCATTTGGGGCAGGAGCGGCTTCAGCTCGTTCCGTCGATCATCGGGGTGA
- a CDS encoding O-antigen ligase family protein — protein sequence MTKDLEPPGSSVIGGGVEESRKTTIRRVLIAGVVAVECVSVLVLGLDGLTTSLLVLGGIGFAVLSLASPSAGWMMVVALVPFSQEISMPGTGSALQAPTEPMIFFLETLWILGLLQNPHFRLPPRRFTYSVIGVIAVPFVSCFYSDFGFATLKSTLNLAWYLFFGVFLAVSTLRSVKDLRRLTMVFTVPAAIVSLYYLQNVVRTGLGIKDVNAGALPFFGEHGTFAAYLCYAFPMAVLTTLWAKKKVTKTIFGCAACAVFAGILFSLTRAAWLAFAAMVGVTLILLPRSRAFPRWIFGVLAVGGIAAVVLAGSSQSTLFKHMRSIADTESNVSNMERLNRWAAAIDMFKAHPVVGVGFGAYKHHYRQFRRIRLATTESAPRAGAHNIFLSVLAEMGLVGAAVNLVFIGALLSLLSRNLSRSRCLGPESQPVTAFTLAIIAGLTGHGVHGLFNYYSSWDKVNVPLWTFIGAAAACSLILDSIESSNRSICGAP from the coding sequence ATGACGAAAGATCTCGAGCCGCCGGGGAGCTCAGTTATTGGCGGAGGAGTGGAGGAATCCCGGAAGACGACGATTCGGCGCGTTTTAATCGCTGGTGTCGTCGCGGTCGAATGCGTGTCCGTACTTGTTCTCGGGCTGGACGGCCTTACGACGAGCCTGCTCGTACTTGGAGGCATTGGGTTCGCAGTTCTCTCCCTGGCCTCGCCTTCCGCCGGTTGGATGATGGTTGTGGCGCTTGTGCCGTTTTCCCAAGAAATCTCCATGCCCGGCACCGGCTCGGCCTTACAGGCGCCCACCGAGCCCATGATTTTCTTTCTTGAGACTCTCTGGATTCTCGGATTACTTCAGAATCCGCACTTTCGCCTACCGCCCCGGCGGTTCACGTATTCCGTTATAGGTGTCATTGCCGTGCCGTTCGTTTCATGTTTCTATTCGGATTTCGGATTCGCGACGCTCAAGTCCACACTCAATCTCGCTTGGTATCTATTTTTCGGCGTTTTTCTCGCCGTTTCGACGCTGAGATCGGTGAAAGACCTCAGAAGACTCACGATGGTGTTCACCGTTCCGGCGGCTATCGTGAGTCTCTACTATCTGCAGAACGTGGTCCGGACCGGTCTTGGAATCAAAGACGTGAACGCAGGGGCTCTACCGTTCTTCGGAGAACACGGTACCTTCGCGGCCTACCTCTGCTACGCCTTCCCCATGGCCGTTTTAACGACCCTGTGGGCGAAGAAAAAAGTGACAAAGACTATCTTTGGTTGCGCCGCGTGCGCCGTTTTCGCAGGAATCCTCTTTTCACTGACACGGGCCGCGTGGCTCGCCTTCGCCGCCATGGTCGGCGTGACCCTGATCCTTCTTCCCCGATCACGGGCTTTTCCCCGATGGATTTTTGGCGTTCTCGCTGTAGGAGGCATAGCGGCTGTGGTTTTGGCTGGAAGTTCCCAATCGACCCTGTTCAAGCATATGCGGTCGATAGCGGATACGGAAAGCAACGTCTCCAACATGGAGAGACTGAACCGTTGGGCCGCGGCGATCGATATGTTTAAGGCTCACCCGGTTGTCGGTGTCGGATTCGGGGCGTACAAACACCACTACCGCCAGTTCCGGCGCATCCGTCTTGCGACGACTGAGTCGGCTCCGCGAGCTGGCGCCCATAACATCTTTCTGAGCGTCCTCGCAGAGATGGGCCTCGTCGGAGCCGCGGTGAACTTGGTTTTCATCGGAGCCCTTCTTTCTCTTCTCTCGCGAAACCTCTCGCGGTCAAGGTGTTTGGGACCGGAATCCCAGCCGGTGACCGCGTTCACCCTCGCGATCATCGCCGGTTTGACGGGGCACGGCGTACACGGACTGTTCAACTACTACTCTTCCTGGGATAAGGTGAACGTCCCTCTTTGGACGTTTATCGGCGCAGCTGCGGCGTGCTCTCTCATTCTGGACTCGATCGAATCTTCGAACAGAAGCATCTGTGGTGCTCCGTAA